A stretch of the Vitis vinifera cultivar Pinot Noir 40024 chromosome 16, ASM3070453v1 genome encodes the following:
- the LOC100261156 gene encoding chalcone synthase, with protein MASVEEIRRHAQRPAARGQATILAIGTALPDNCFPQAEFPDFFFRATKSEHLTQLKEKFKLICERTMIKKRYMHLNEKMIKENPNIGASLDARQDIANVEVPKLGKIAAVNAIGEWGQPKSRITHLVFCTTTSLHMPGADYQLAKILGLEPKVKRVMLYLQGCFGGGTALRLAKDLAENNVGARVLVVCSEIITSTFRKPSEIEVENLVGQALFGDGAAALIVGSDPDTLIERPLFQLISADQMFIPDSVNAVEGHVCEMGLVVNLAKNVPNLIFEYIDKCMVEAFGPLGINDWNSLFFIVHPGGRAILDQIEAKLSLKKEKLEVSRHVLREYGNIVSPCVFFVMDEMRKKSFKEEKATTGEGLEWGVLLGFGPGLTVETIVLRSQ; from the exons ATGGCCTCAGTGGAGGAAATTAGAAGACATGCCCAGCGGCCCGCGGCCCGCGGCCAGGCCACCATTCTAGCCATTGGCACAGCACTCCCGGATAACTGCTTTCCCCAGGCTGAATTTCCTGATTTTTTCTTTCGGGCCACCAAGAGCGAGCACTTGACTCAATTGAAAGAAAAGTTCAAGCTGATTT GTGAGAGAACAATGATTAAGAAACGTTACATGCATCTGaatgaaaaaatgattaaagaGAATCCAAATATAGGCGCCTCCTTGGATGCTCGTCAAGATATTGCCAACGTTGAGGTACCAAAACTGGGTAAAATTGCAGCAGTAAACGCCATCGGAGAGTGGGGACAGCCCAAATCTAGGATCACACATCTTGTATTCTGTACAACCACGAGCTTACACATGCCTGGTGCCGACTATCAACTTGCTAAGATCCTAGGTCTCGAACCAAAGGTTAAACGGGTGATGTTGTACCTTCAAGGTTGCTTTGGTGGTGGGACTGCCCTCAGATTGGCTAAAGATCTAGCAGAGAACAACGTAGGTGCCCGTGTTCTTGTAGTATGTTCTGAAATCATAACATCGACTTTCCGTAAGCCTTCTGAGATCGAAGTAGAAAATTTAGTAGGCCAAGCTCTTTTTGGTGATGGAGCCGCAGCTCTAATTGTGGGATCAGATCCAGATACCTTAATTGAACGACCATTATTCCAGCTCATCTCCGCAGATCAAATGTTTATCCCTGATTCAGTGAATGCAGTTGAAGGGCATGTTTGTGAAATGGGCCTTGTTGTTAATTTGGCAAAAAATGTGCCAAACCTAATTTTTGAGTACATAGACAAATGCATGGTTGAAGCTTTTGGTCCCCTTGGTATTAATGATTGGAACTCATTATTTTTCATCGTTCACCCAGGTGGTCGGGCAATTCTTGATCAAATTGAAGCAAAACTCAgcttaaaaaaggaaaaacttgaAGTTAGTAGGCATGTGCTAAGGGAGTATGGAAATATTGTGAGTCCATGCGTGTTCTTTGTCATGGATGAGATGAGAAAAAAGTCTTTCAAAGAAGAAAAGGCTACTACAGGGGAGGGATTGGAGTGGGGTGTTTTGTTGGGGTTTGGACCAGGCTTGACAGTGGAGACGATTGTGCTACGCAGTCAGTGA
- the LOC104882134 gene encoding two-component response regulator ARR14, translating to MDRKINTSKQSLKAETSFDAIRVMVVDDDIICLSIVAGMLKTWKYQVMSADDKESSILRGLEAGAAFYIVKPVNYDDLKDLWQYALSPRKGSVSVGHEEMQNKRDSKKKAGKKVNEGNEQEKSEAIVPRKSKVVWTTALHNDFLEAIRKIGLERAVPKRILEHMNEPGLTRENVASHLQKYRIFLKRVTEASSSDGSSTGKNIIEKTLRSSFATGHPSLVINALQKRMLGNLQITPSLGATIFSNQQASSSNPIPELGYGQSHSVDNSAYFQQPTFGNTSALYQSNGGGTNGKNPKQMYKQETQARSERVPDTMSKNNFPACGILGSNDIHDIQNMGFLNNSILTPNFNCNYSIADQVGFSGGEVSNGFNGSYDLIHENNGNMNSGYYSGGAYSPAGFGRTNQLSPRFPNVNQQENNPMLLSQQNNLGNGGDMNYLFDHLTNNTTPVENAFHPQFAESNLYEIFPNQQKNLSYNQQQGGGGFQDPGSNNGYPNVKPSWNQGANDDIDSVFGPGRY from the exons ATGGACCGAAAGATAAATACCTCAAAACAATCTCTCAAGGCTGAAACCTCTTTTGATGCCATACGTGTTATGGTTGTGGATGATGATATTATATGTCTCTCAATTGTTGCAGGAATGCTTAAAACATGGAAATATCAAG TGATGTCAGCTGATGACAAAGAAAGTTCCATTTTAAGGGGTTTAGAAGCTGGGGCTGCATTTTACATCGTGAAGCCTGTAAACTATGATGACCTAAAGGACTTGTGGCAATATGCACTTAGTCCCAGGAAGG GTTCTGTATCAGTGGGGCATGAAGAGATGCAGAATAAGAGAGACTCCAAGAAAAAGGCAGGGAAAAAGGTTAATGAAGGCAATGAGCAAGAAAAAAGTGAAGCTATTGTGCCCAGAAAGTCAAAGGTGGTCTGGACAACTGCACTTCATAATGATTTCTTGGAAGCTATAAGAAAAATAGGCCTTGAAA GGGCTGTTCCCAAGAGGATTCTCGAGCACATGAACGAGCCAGGATTAACCAGAGAAAATGTGGCTAGCCATTTGCAG AAATATAGGATCTTCCTTAAGCGCGTAACCGAAGCAAGCAGCTCTGATGGAAGTAGCACTGGAAAGAACATTATAGAAAAAACTCTTCGGTCAAGCTTTGCTACCGGGCATCCGTCGCTAGTGATTAATGCTCTCCAGAAACGAATGCTGGGCAATCTCCAAATAACCCCCAGCCTTGGCGCCACAATTTTCTCTAATCAGCAAGCTTCAAGTAGTAACCCTATACCTGAACTTGGATATGGACAGTCCCATTCAGTGGACAATTCAGCTTATTTCCAGCAACCAACTTTTGGCAACACAAGTGCTCTGTATCAATCCAATGGTGGGGGTACAAATGGTAAAAATCCAAAGCAAATGTATAAGCAGGAAACTCAAGCAAGATCAGAGCGTGTCCCTGATACCATgtctaaaaataatttccctGCCTGTGGGATTCTGGGCTCCAACGACATTCATGATATCCAAAACATGggatttttaaacaattctatTCTGACACCAAATTTTAACTGCAACTACAGCATTGCTGATCAAGTGGGATTTTCTGGTGGTGAGGTATCAAATGGTTTTAATGGCAGTTATGATTTGATCCATGAGAACAATGGGAATATGAATTCTGGTTATTATTCCGGAGGAGCGTATTCTCCTGCAGGGTTTGGGAGAACAAACCAACTCTCACCAAGGTTCCCTAATGTCAACCAGCAGGAAAATAATCCAATGCTGCTGTCACAACAGAACAATCTTGGGAATGGAGGAGACATGAACTATTTGTTTGATCATCTGACTAATAATACCACTCCTGTAGAGAACGCATTTCATCCACAATTTGCAGAAAGTAATCTTTATGAAATTTTCCCTAACCAGCAAAAGAATCTATCCTATAACCAG CAACAAGGAGGTGGAGGATTCCAGGACCCTGGATCCAACAATGGCTATCCAAATGTGAAACCATCATGGAACCAG GGTGCTAATGATGACATAGATTCTGTGTTTGGCCCTGGAAGATACTAA